One stretch of Prunus persica cultivar Lovell chromosome G1, Prunus_persica_NCBIv2, whole genome shotgun sequence DNA includes these proteins:
- the LOC109949814 gene encoding uncharacterized protein LOC109949814: protein YLKLDDVFTEDEGFFKWISCSWDDVWIGQSLGKSTSLEKAEFFLESNRRCFKILSEVLGRMVSTFKGMCNLSTLETLSDPESFEPKTDCSGFNMGYCRLQNIYFIHQLKEVTIELSMGSNGIQFAKYVLKHAQNLKKMTVFHSPQQSKAVRKITKSMIASSAKLVFLEDRERGR, encoded by the exons TACTTGAAGTTGGATGATGTTTTCACAGAAGATGAGGGGTTTTTCAAATGGATCTCATGTTCAT GGGATGATGTATGGATTGGCCAGAGTTTGGGGAAATCTACGTCTTTAGAAAAAGCCGAGTTTTTTCTGGAATCTAATCGCCGTTGCTTTAAAATATTGTCTGAGGTTCTCGGCA GAATGGTCTCCACTTTTAAAGGAATGTGTAATTTGAGTACTTTGGAAACATTGTCTGACCCAGAATCCTTTGAACCTAAAACTGAT TGTTCTGGGTTTAATATGGGATATTGCAGATTGcaaaacatttattttattcatcaaCTTAAGGAAGTAACCATAGAGCTTTCCATGGGATCTAATGGAATTCAGTTTGCTAAATATGTGCTCAAGCATGCtcagaatttgaagaaaatgacAGTTTTTCATTCACCTCAGCAGTCAAAAGCTGTAAGGAAGATAACAAAAAGCATGATTGCTTCCAGTGCCAAACTTGTCTTTTTGGAGgatagagaaagaggaagataA